One part of the Vitis riparia cultivar Riparia Gloire de Montpellier isolate 1030 chromosome 6, EGFV_Vit.rip_1.0, whole genome shotgun sequence genome encodes these proteins:
- the LOC117916713 gene encoding uncharacterized protein LOC117916713 has translation MNFRFPSNAPWFGANSNNDLETAVKTAGILSKSTKERAFFDVKLWRWSLLSIVPWAIHARDKIWKLSTLNKELKKPSRRYRTVEYGSRPSPVRFRPYVGKVPWHTGARAFLSQLFPRYGHYCGPNWSSGKDGGSLLWDKRPIDWLDFCCYCHDIGYDTHDQASLLKADLAFLECLERPQMSTKGDAHVAQLYKTMCITGLKNVLIPYRRRLVELKSEQSNILFGWLSNVKWRGWNPPGES, from the exons ATGAACTTTAGGTTTCCTAGTAATGCCCCCTGGTTTGGGGCAAATTCAAACAATGATTTGGAGACAGCCGTTAAAACAGCAGGCATCCTAAGCAAATCAACCAAGGAAAGGGCTTTTTTTGATGTGAAGCTGTGGAGATGGTCCCTCCTCTCAATTGTTCCTTGGGCTATCCATGCCAGAGACAAAATCTGGAAACTGTCTACTTTAAATAAAGAGTTGAAGAAGCCCTCACGACGTTATCGGACTGTTGAATATGGTAGCAGGCCCTCTCCTGTACGATTTAGACCATATGTTGGCAAGGTCCCATGGCATACAGGTGCAAGAGCCTTCCTTTCTCAGCTATTTCCACGATATGGGCATTACTGTGGACCTAACTGGTCGAGTGGGAAGGATGGGGGTTCCCTTCTTTGGGATAAACGTCCAATTGATTGGTTAGACTTTTGCTGCTATTGCCATGACATTGGTTATGACACTCATGATCAGGCCAGCCTTCTGAAGGCTGACTTAGCGTTTCTGGAATGCCTGGAGAGGCCTCAGATGAGTACAAAGGGAGATGCTCATGTTGCTCAGCTTTATAAGACAATGTGCATCACTG GTCTCAAGAATGTACTAATACCATATAGAAGACGCCTTGTAGAATTGAAGTCAGAGCAATCCAATATTTTGTTTGGTTGGCTAAGCAATGTAAAATGGAGAGGTTGGAACCCTCCTGGAGAAAGTTGA